Genomic window (Sphingomonas japonica):
CCTGCTCCAGCCGCGCCGCCATGTCGAACTGTGGCAGGACGACGCGCTGGGGTCGCAGAAACTGGTCGCGCCGTTCCGTGATCGCCCGGGCCGCCGCCGGGGCTATGCGCTGGTCCAGATCGCGGCGGGCATCGCGCTCGCCACGCGCCAAGCAAGACGGTAGTCGGACCGATCGCGCTGTCCGAACATTGATCGGACATAGCCGACGGAGAACTGAATGCCGCTGACCACCGCGACTACCCAATCGCCCGATCACGCGCCGATGCCGTGGCGGGATGCCCTGCCGGTCTGGACGCTGGCGATGCCGCCGGTCGGTCTGGTCGCGGTCGCGATTGGACTCGCCAAGCTCGGCACCATCGGCATCGTCGCCGCGACGCTGATCCTGATCGGCTGCGTCCTCGCCGCGGTTCACCACGCCGAAGTCGTCGCGCACCGCGTCGGCGAACCGTTCGGCACGCTAGTGCTGGCGGTCGCGGTGACGGTAATCGAGGTGTCGCTGATCGTGTCGCTGATGCTGGCCGAGAGCGGCGACGCCTCGGCCCTCGCCCGCGACACCGTGTTCGCGGCGATCATGATCATCCTCAACGGCATCGTCGGGCTGTGCCTGCTCGCCGGGGCCGCGCGCCACCGCGAACAGCGCTTCACCCAGCGCGGGGTCAGCGCGGCGCTGTGCGTCCTCGCGGCGATGGCGGTGCTGTCGCTGGTACTGCCCAACTATACCTCGACGACGCCGGGGCCGACCTATTCGGCGTCGCAGCTGTTGTTCACCGCGGTCGTCTCGCTGATCCTCTATGGCACCTTCGTCCTCATCCAGACGGTGCGGCACCGCGATTATTTCCTTCCCGGTGGCGAGGGCGTCGCCGCCGACGTCCATGCCGCATTGCCGAGCAATCGCACGGCATGGGCTGCGTTCGGCGTCCTCGCCGTCGCGCTGGTGGTCGTCGTGCTGCTCGCCAAAGCGCTGTCGGCGACGGTCGAGCGCGCGGTGCTCGATGCCGGCCTGCCGCTGGCGATCGTCGGCGTGGTCATCGCCGCGCTGGTGCTGGCGCCGGAAAGCCTCGCCGCCTATCGCGCCGCCAAGCGCGACCGGCTGCAGACCAGTCTCAATCTCGCGCTCGGTTCGGCGCTGGCGACGATCGGGCTCACCATCCCGACGGTGGCGGTGGTGTCGCTGATGCTCGATCTGCCGCTGACGCTCGGCATCGACGGCAAGTCGGTCGTGCTGCTCGCGCTGTCGCTGTTCGTCGCGACGCTGTCGCTGGGCACCGGGCGCACCACGGTCCTGCAGGGCGCGGTGCACCTGGTGATCTTTGCCGCCTATCTGTTCACGACCGTCATTCCCTGACGGGTCAGCCCAGTCCGCCCATCGCCCGCGCCAGCACGTCACGCTCGACCAGCACCTGCGCGCGTCCCGAGCGCTTGGCGGCATAGAGCGCGGCGTCGGCGCGCTCGATGGTGCGGTCGACCGGCTCGTCGGTCACCTCCACCAGCCCTGCGGAAAAGGTCGCTATATGGTTGCCCAGTTCGGCGATCGGGCGGTCGCGGATCGAAGCCGCCAATTGCTCGAGCACGCCTCTGGCATGTGCCTCGTCGGCGCGCGGGAAATACACCGCAAATTCCTCCCCACCCCAGCGTGCGACGACATCGTCGCGGCCGACCGTCGCGCGCAGCCGGTTGCAGAAATCACGGATGACGCGGTCACCGGTCGGGTGGCCATAGGTGTCGTTGATCAGCTTGAAGCGATCGAGATCGATCAGCGCAAAGGCGCCGCCGACCCGCGCATGGAACAGCGGATCGGCCTCCAGGAAAAAGCCCCGGCGATTGAGCAGCCCGGTCAGCGGATCGCGATGCGCGGCTTGGTCGAGTGCGCTCAGCCGCGACTGCACCGCCGCTGCCGCCTCGCTGACCCTCGCCAGCAATTGCCCCATTTCGTCGGGTCCGGCCGTGCCCGATCCCCCGAACGGCTCGCCGCGCTCGATCGAGCGCACACCCTCGATCGAGATCTTGAGCGGTGCCAGCAGCTTGCGGATGCCGATCATCGCTCCGGCGGTGCCCAACAGCGTCGCCGCGAGCAGCAGCCAGGTTTCAGTCCAGGCGATGCGTCCGCGCAGGACTTCCCAACCGACGAATGCGATCAGCGGGATGTGCGTACCGACAAAGCATACGGCGAACAGCCGCAGCCCCAGGCTGTGCGGGAACAGAAACTGGCTGGCTCGATAGAAACGCACCGCTCATCCTAAACCACTGCGACGAGGGCCGTGTCGTGCCGCTCAGATCGAGCCGAACCATGCGCAGGACAGCGTGAATCTGCTGGTAATGCATGTGGTTAATGGCGCGGTACGGTGACGCACGGGAACCAACACGCCGCTGGCCGCGCCGCGTTGGCGAATGCATCAAAAAGGGCGGCGACATCGCTGCCGCCGCCCCATCCGATGTCCCGTAAAATGCTGGATCAGGCAGCGTCGCCGGCCTTTTCCTTCTTGGCATAGACGCGGACCGGTTCCTTGCGGCCTTCGATCACGTCCTTGTCGACCACGACTTCGTCGACCCCGTCCATGCTGGGCAGGTCGAACATCGTGTCGAGCAGAATGCCCTCGAGGATCGAGCGCAACCCGCGCGCGCCCGTCTTGCGCG
Coding sequences:
- a CDS encoding calcium:proton antiporter, with protein sequence MPLTTATTQSPDHAPMPWRDALPVWTLAMPPVGLVAVAIGLAKLGTIGIVAATLILIGCVLAAVHHAEVVAHRVGEPFGTLVLAVAVTVIEVSLIVSLMLAESGDASALARDTVFAAIMIILNGIVGLCLLAGAARHREQRFTQRGVSAALCVLAAMAVLSLVLPNYTSTTPGPTYSASQLLFTAVVSLILYGTFVLIQTVRHRDYFLPGGEGVAADVHAALPSNRTAWAAFGVLAVALVVVVLLAKALSATVERAVLDAGLPLAIVGVVIAALVLAPESLAAYRAAKRDRLQTSLNLALGSALATIGLTIPTVAVVSLMLDLPLTLGIDGKSVVLLALSLFVATLSLGTGRTTVLQGAVHLVIFAAYLFTTVIP
- a CDS encoding GGDEF domain-containing protein, translated to MRFYRASQFLFPHSLGLRLFAVCFVGTHIPLIAFVGWEVLRGRIAWTETWLLLAATLLGTAGAMIGIRKLLAPLKISIEGVRSIERGEPFGGSGTAGPDEMGQLLARVSEAAAAVQSRLSALDQAAHRDPLTGLLNRRGFFLEADPLFHARVGGAFALIDLDRFKLINDTYGHPTGDRVIRDFCNRLRATVGRDDVVARWGGEEFAVYFPRADEAHARGVLEQLAASIRDRPIAELGNHIATFSAGLVEVTDEPVDRTIERADAALYAAKRSGRAQVLVERDVLARAMGGLG